The proteins below are encoded in one region of Thermothelomyces thermophilus ATCC 42464 chromosome 1, complete sequence:
- a CDS encoding glycosyltransferase family 33 protein (CAZy_ID 268011), which translates to MPPVAAPLASMIALLLYLLLICISNLAILAAYYFLTLTKYDGPPAGSPNEPVSVHVLVLGDVGRSPRMTYHALSIAKHGGRVNLVGYLETPPHPDIANSPGITITPIPTPPSRPASIPFLLFAPWKVLHQVYHLTRLLARLLPPAQWILVQNPPSIPTLAIAGLVCYLRNSKLIIDWHNYGWTILAGTRGRSHPFVALSKLYECYFGRLGHLHLTVTHAMAAQLRRPPYSLPQRILAVHDRPAAIFRPLASPSARKEILHRVLEDFPERALIPAILSGATRLVVSSTSWTPDEDFSLLLDALVRYASAADTTTTTTTTTTTTTKTTDGTRTPLLAIITGKGPQRDLYVRRVAELTAAGRLPNVRVATAFLPFADYAALLACADLGICLHKSSSGVDLPMKVVDMFGVGLPVAAYRGYESFGELVKEGENGAGFETAEELAGILGRLLGDGGGKAELERLRRGAVKEGSRRWDEEWDSAVGKVMGFVS; encoded by the exons ATGCCTCCCGTGGCTGCCCCATTGGCAAGCATGATCGCCCTGTTGCTGTACTTGCTGCTTATCTGCATCTCCAACTTAGCGATTCTTGCTGCGTACTACTTCCTCACCCTGACCAAGTACGACGGACCCCCGGCCGGCTCACCAAACGAACCAGTCTCGGTCCACGTTCTTGTCCTCGGTGATGTCGGGCGCAGTCCGCGCATGACCTACCATGCCTTGAGCATAGCAAAACATGGAGGAAGGGTGAACTTGGTCGGATACCTCG AAACCCCTCCTCATCCCGACATTGCCAACAGCCCCGGAATCACCATCACCCCCATCCCCACGCCGCCTAGCAGGCCGGCATCCATCCCCTTCCTTCTGTTCGCCCCATGGAAGGTTCTGCATCAGGTCTACCACCTCACCCGCCTCCTCGCCCGCCTTCTCCCGCCGGCGCAATGGATCCTCGTTCAGAACCCACCGAGCATCCCGACTCTCGCCATTGCCGGTCTGGTCTGCTACTTGCGCAATAGCAAGCTCATAATCGACTGGCACAACTACGGCTGGACCATTCTCGCCGGCACGCGAGGGCGCAGTCACCCTTTCGTGGCCCTCTCCAAGCTCTACGAATGCTACtttggccgcctcggccaccTCCATCTGACAGTGACGCACGCCATGGCCGCCCAGCTGCGCAGGCCCCCTTACTCGCTCCCGCAGCGCATCCTAGCCGTGCACGACCGGCCGGCCGCCATCTTCCGGCCCCTCGCCTCGCCCTCCGCCCGGAAAGAGATCCTCCACAGGGTCCTCGAGGACTTCCCGGAACGAGCCCTCATCCCAGCCATCCTCTCCGGCGCCACCCGCCTCGTCGTGAGCAGCACCAGCTGGACGCCCGACGAGGACTTCTCCCTCCTGCTCGACGCCCTCGTCCGATACGCATCGGCTGccgacaccaccaccaccaccactactaccaccaccaccaccacgaaGACTACCGACGGGACGCGCACCCCGCTCCTGGCCATCATCACCGGCAAGGGCCCGCAGCGGGACCTGTACGTGCGCCGGGTCGCCGAGCTGACGGCGGCCGGCCGCCTGCCCAACGTGCGCGTCGCCACGGCCTTCCTGCCCTTTGCCGACTACGCGGCCCTGCTGGCCTGCGCCGACCTGGGCATCTGCCTGCACAAGAGCAGCTCGGGCGTCGACCTGCCCATGAAGGTGGTGGACATGTTCGGCGTCGGCCTGCCCGTGGCCGCCTACCGCGGCTACGAGAGCTTCGGGGAGCTGGTCAAGGAGGGCGAGAACGGAGCCGGCTTCGAGACGGCCGAGGAGCTGGCGGGCATTCTGGGGCGCTTGTTGGGAGATGGTGGTGGGAAGGCGGAGCTGGAGCGGCTGAGGAGAGGGGCTGTCAAGGAGGGGAGTAGAAGGTGGGACGAGGAGTGGGATTCCGCGGTTGGGAAGGTCATGGGGTTCGTGTCTTAG
- a CDS encoding blue light-inducible protein: MAQQYSEPSKHIDPYKEANLDTGASVEQKIHDLSHFMAHCKFGMMTTRDASSGNLVSRCMSLAAQETGGIDLLFHTNTESGKTDDLASDSHVNISFLTNSGEWASVSGKASVITDRSFVKKHYSPHLKAWLGDLGDGVHDGGENDPRLGIIRVEMLTAHYAISHKTILGQMAKVAQGVVTGKPAAVNKLREISEEEVQQWRASH, from the exons ATGGCTCAGCAGTACTCCGAGCCGTCGAAGCACATAGACCCCTACAAGGAGGCTAACCTGGACACGGGTGCCTCAGTAGAGCAAAAGATTCACGACCTTAGCCACTTCATGGCACATTGCAAGTTTGGAATGATGACTACTCGCGATGCCAGCTCCGGGAACCTCGTATCCAGGTGCATGTCATTGGCAGCTCAA GAAACTGGCGGAATTGACCTCCTCTTCCACACGAATACCGAGTCTGGCAAGACGGACGACCTGGCTAGCGATTCACACGTCAACATCAGCTTCTTAACCAACTCGGGCGAGTGGGCCTCGGTAAGCGGCAAGGCCAGCGTCATCACGGATCGGTCCTtcgtcaagaaacactatagTCCACACCTCAAGGCCTGGCTCGGGGACCTGGGCGACGGCGTTCACGACGGCGGAGAGAACGATCCCCGGCTTGGGATCATCCGGGTCGAGATGCTAACGGCCCATTACGCTATTTCCCACAAGACCATCCTTGGACAGATGGCCAAGGTTGCACAGGGGGTGGTTACCGGAAAGCCGGCGGCCGTGAACAAGTTGCGCGAGATTAGTGAGGAGGAGGTCCAGCAGTGGAGAGCGTCCCATTAG
- a CDS encoding glycoside hydrolase family 92 protein (CAZy_ID 268012), which produces MALPVLLIACWSALAGQVLARNTFDPLAYVDPLIGASNGGNVFPGASLPYGMAKAVADTDSGSRQGGFTMDGAAVTGFSTMHDSGTGGNPSLGNFALFAYTSCPGGDINRCAFPKKTRAAFGRFRNSNVSAKPGTFDITLNSGIRAEMTTTHHASLFRFTFPSDGADEEPARPLILQDLTDLADSRQDNATVAVDPKTGRITGSARFLPSFGAGTFVLHFCTDFKGAEVADSGVFVNSRASTEVHNLTISRSINGYPLPGGAFVRFNSGAEPILVRTATSFISAERACEHAEKEIPDFDFTAVSKAATDVWRAKMSPIKVSTKQVNSSLLTNFYSGIYRTIINPQNYTGENPLWSSKEPYFDSFYCIWDQFRSQLPLLTITDPTAVTGMVRSLIDTYRHVGWLPDCRMSLSKGYTQGGSNADVVLADAHVKGLREGINWDDGFAAVVKDAEVEPYDWCCEGRGGLDSWKSLGYIPVQDFDYKGFGTMTRSISRTLEYAYNDYCIAQIAAALGKSAEKEKYLESSGNWQNLFKEDQTSIWWNGTDTGFTGFFQPRYLNKTWGFQDPLNCSNLDTASVCSLQNTGRETFESSIWEYGFFVPHDQATLISLYGGPAAFVSRLDYLHDSGITYIGNEPSFLTVFQYHYAGRPALSARRAHFYIPAFFSPTPGGLPGNDDSGAMGSFVAFSMMGLFPNPGQNVYLITPPFFESVNITHPLTHRTARIRNVNFDPTYKAIYIQSATLDGKLYTKNWVDHSFFTEGKELVLTLGRNESAWGTKVEDLPPSLGAYEGFTKRSGSLRRTAAPDLWRKTAAFKGQFGSLEESLGM; this is translated from the exons ATGGCTTTACCCGTACTCCTCATCGCATGCTGGTCGGCGCTGGCGGGTCAAGTACTGGCCCGCAACACCTTTGATCCGCTCGCGTACGTTGATCCGCTGATCGGAGCCAGCAACGGCGGCAATGTGTTCCCGGGCGCCTCGCTGCCGTACGGCATGGCGAAAGCAGTCGCCGATACCGACAGCGGCAGCCGGCAGGGCGGCTTCACTATGGATGGCGCCGCCGTCACCGGCTTCAGCACCATGCACGACAGCGGGACCGGAGGGAATCCGAGCTTGGGCAACTTTGCACTCTTCGCCTACACAAGCTGCCCCGGTGGCGACATCAACCGATGTGCCTTCCCCAAGAAGACGCGTGCTGCCTTTGGACGCTTCCGCAATAGCAATGTCTCAGCAAAGCCCGGCACCTTTGACATCACCTTGAACAGCGGCATCCGAGCCGAGATGACGACGACTCATCACGCCTCGCTCTTCAGGTTTACCTTCCCGAGCGACGGGGCTGATGAGGAGCCAGCCCGACCCCTCATCTTGCAGGATCTCACAGATCTGGCCGATTCTAGGCAGGATAACGCTACAGTCGCCGTGGACCCTAAGACGGGCCGCATCACCGGCAGCGCCCGCTTCCTGCCCAGCTTTGGCGCCGGCACGTTTGTCTTGCACTTCTGCACCGACTTCAAGGGCGCCGAGGTAGCGGACAGCGGCGTATTCGTCAATAGTCGGGCCAGCACCGAGGTCCACAACCTGACCATCTCAAGATCCATCAATGGCTATCCCCTCCCCGGGGGGGCGTTTGTGAGGTTTAACTCCGGCGCCGAGCCCATCCTTGTACGGACTGCTACCAGCTTCATCAGTGCCGAGCGAGCGTGCGAGCACGCCGAGAAGGAGATTCCCGACTTCGACTTCACTGCCGTCTCCAAGGCCGCAACTGATGTCTGGAGGGCCAAGATGAGTCCGATCAAGGTATCAACGAAACAGGTGAACAGCTCGCTGTTGACAAACTTCTACAGCGGCATTTACCGGACCATAATCAACCCTCAAAACTACACAGGGGAGAATCCCCTGTGGTCCAGCAAGGAGCCGTACTTTGACTCATTCTACTG CATTTGGGACCAATTTCGATCACAGCTTCCGCTTTTGACCATCACGGATCCCACAGCCGTGACTGGGATGGTTCGCTCGCTGATCGACACATACCGCCATGTCGGATGGCTTCCCGATTGCCGGATGAGCCTGAGTAAAGGCTACACTCAG GGCGGGTCCAACGCTGACGTTGTGTTAGCGGATGCTCACGTCAAGGGACTCAGAGAGGGCATCAAC TGGGACGATGGATTTGCTGCGGTGGTTAAAGACGCCGAGGTTGAACCTTACGACTGGTGCTGCGAAGGGCGGGGAGGGCTCGACAGCTGGAAGTCTCTCGGCTACATTCCAGTCCAAGACTTCGACTACAAGGGCTTTGGTACCATGACGAGAAGCATCTCGCGTACTCTGGAATACGCCTATAACGATTACTGCATCGCCCAGATAGCCGCGGCTCTCGGCAAGTCTGCCGAGAAGGAAAAGTACCTCGAGTCGAGCGGCAACTGGCAGAACCTCTTCAAGGAAGATCAAACCTCGATCTGGTGGAACGGCACCGACACGGGATTCACCGGCTTTTTTCAGCCACGCTACCTCAACAAGACCTGGGGCTTCCAAGATCCGCTAAACTGCAGCAATCTTGACACCGCCAGCGTTTGCTCGCTCCAGAACACTGGCCGCGAGACCTTTGAGAGCAGCATCTGGGAGTATGGCTT CTTCGTCCCCCACGACCAGGCAACCCTCATAAGCCTCTACGGCGGCCCCGCCGCCTTCGTGTCCCGCCTCGACTACCTCCACGACAGCGGGATAACCTACATTGGCAATGAGCCTTCCTTCCTCACCGTCTTCCAATACCACTATGCCGGCCGTCCGGCCCTCTCGGCGCGCCGAGCCCACTTTTACATTCCTGCCTTCTTCTCCCCTACCCCGGGCGGCCTGCCCGGAAACGACGACAGCGGCGCAATGGGATCCTTCGTGGCCTTTTCGATGATGGGCCTGTTCCCCAACCCGGGTCAGAACGTCTACCTGATCACGCCACCCTTCTTCGAGAGCGTCAACATCACGCACCCGCTCACCCACAGGACCGCCCGCATCAGGAACGTCAACTTTGACCCCACGTACAAGGCCATCTACATCCAGAGCGCCACGCTTGACGGCAAGCTGTACACCAAGAACTGGGTCGACCACAGCTTCTTTACCGAGGGCAAGGAGCTTGTGCTGACGCTGGGGCGGAACGAGAGCGCCTGGGGCACCAAGGTCGAGGACCTACCCCCGAGTCTGGGAGCGTATGAAGGGTTCACTAAGAGGAGTGGGTCACTCCGGAGAACGGCAGCCCCGGATCTCTGGAGAAAGACGGCGGCTTTCAAGGGGCAGTTTGGAAGCCTCGAGGAGAGTTTGGGCATGTGA